A single Cryomorphaceae bacterium DNA region contains:
- the tsaD gene encoding tRNA (adenosine(37)-N6)-threonylcarbamoyltransferase complex transferase subunit TsaD has protein sequence MSEKPITLLAIESSCDDTSAAVMINRKVHSNVVADQSIHEKYGGVVPELASRAHQANIVPVVDAALRKANIGINDVDAIAYTQGPGLMGSLLVGSSFAKSLALAGRCPLIPVHHMQAHIMAHFIDDPEMTTPEDPFLCLTVSGGHTQIVRVNGPLEFELLGETIDDAAGEAFDKAAKILELPYPGGPLIDRYAAEGNADFLTFAEPKIEALNFSFSGLKTSILYTLRDAEKKEPGFRQKHMKDICASIQKSIVDILMEKVRKAVAQTGINQVAIAGGVSANSGLRKALNRAAEEENWKVFIPSFQYCTDNAGMIAIVGHYAFEKGAFGSLNERSQARMSL, from the coding sequence ATGTCAGAAAAGCCCATCACGCTGTTAGCTATTGAATCGAGTTGCGACGATACTTCCGCCGCCGTTATGATCAATCGCAAAGTCCATTCCAACGTGGTGGCCGACCAGAGCATTCACGAGAAATACGGTGGAGTGGTCCCGGAATTAGCTTCCAGAGCACACCAAGCCAACATTGTTCCGGTCGTGGACGCTGCCTTACGCAAAGCAAATATCGGAATTAACGACGTGGATGCCATTGCCTATACCCAAGGCCCTGGTTTAATGGGTTCTTTATTGGTCGGTAGCTCTTTTGCTAAGAGCTTGGCCCTCGCGGGCCGATGCCCCCTGATTCCCGTCCACCACATGCAGGCGCACATTATGGCGCACTTCATCGATGATCCTGAAATGACAACGCCGGAGGATCCCTTTTTATGCTTGACCGTTTCCGGTGGGCACACACAAATTGTCCGCGTCAATGGGCCGCTAGAGTTTGAACTTCTCGGCGAGACCATTGACGATGCGGCTGGTGAAGCCTTTGACAAAGCAGCTAAAATCTTAGAGCTTCCCTACCCAGGCGGCCCCCTCATAGATCGTTATGCTGCAGAAGGAAATGCCGACTTCCTGACTTTTGCCGAGCCCAAGATTGAGGCCCTCAACTTCAGTTTCAGTGGACTTAAGACCAGTATTCTATACACCCTTCGAGATGCAGAGAAAAAAGAGCCAGGATTTCGTCAAAAGCACATGAAGGATATCTGTGCGAGCATTCAGAAGAGCATCGTGGACATTCTAATGGAAAAGGTTCGAAAGGCGGTTGCGCAAACGGGAATAAATCAAGTCGCTATTGCTGGAGGAGTTTCAGCTAATTCGGGGCTCCGCAAGGCCTTAAACCGTGCTGCAGAAGAAGAAAACTGGAAGGTATTCATTCCCTCATTTCAATACTGCACTGACAATGCGGGCATGATTGCCATTGTTGGACATTACGCCTTTGAAAAGGGGGCTTTTGGTTCCCTGAACGAGCGCTCGCAAGCGCGAATGTCGCTTTAA
- a CDS encoding ABC transporter permease, with protein MTMLENYIKVAWRNLKKHRVYSLINISGLALGMACGLFIILYIFEETSYDKFWDDSDRIYRVYIDGNFLGQEINSPTTPSGMAHSLRTEFSQVESATRFRPIRQEIMFQHRDMKIYIADVAYADSNFFDVFSIPLLMGDPKEVLASTGSCVISQRIAQAFFGEENPIGKILNYDNRWNYRVTGVMAPLPGKSHFSYDVYMTSNEIRGNWIENGHCTYFKTKEGANPDEVIAQINDYAYAQLSTILEEQLGLTPEEFLEQGNSYEYGYQNVERIHLHSNLQAELKPNSKVEYLYILGVIGILVLMVAGINFTNLVTARSASRSKEVGVRKVVGAYQPLIVRQFLTEAIIQSVIALVIAMMLLELALPSLSRVMGISGMRLFGGGYGWVAVIFVFLALIVGIFSGSYPALYLSSFDPSQIIKGQFKSGKKGLLTRRILVIIQFSISLSLIIGLSVMLKQLKFMQQKDLGFQPEQVIVVPIQTDFVTENFHEIKDGMLATVPGIESISRGSHIPGVMEMVQGIFRVGTSDLTYPMWFMGVDDDFLNTMEIDLLEGVEPSFDVAKTGGVVINKKAVEFLGLKNPIGTSIGYSNDFVEQSMQVVGVIENFHTESFDQEIKPMILYYDPETWFSVIRIDPGQWEETISGIEDYWEKVEPSHPFRYTLLQDDFARLYEEEKNLSQLFLVFTILSIWIACMGLFGLALYNSELRTKEIGIRRALGATTGQTWLLLTKEFGYLTGISILISWPISYFAMNFWLESFVYHIEVPLQVFLSSSMIALCIALVTVSVQTIRTSMADPIQALRYE; from the coding sequence ATGACCATGTTGGAGAACTACATAAAGGTCGCTTGGCGAAATCTCAAGAAACACCGGGTTTACTCCCTGATCAACATCAGTGGTTTGGCTCTGGGCATGGCTTGCGGGTTGTTCATTATCCTCTACATCTTTGAAGAAACCAGCTACGATAAGTTCTGGGATGATTCAGATCGTATTTACCGCGTCTACATTGATGGGAATTTTCTGGGGCAGGAAATCAACTCCCCAACGACTCCTTCGGGTATGGCTCATTCCTTGAGAACCGAGTTTAGTCAAGTAGAATCTGCTACGCGCTTTCGTCCTATTCGTCAGGAAATCATGTTCCAACACCGGGATATGAAGATTTATATCGCGGATGTCGCCTATGCCGATTCCAACTTCTTTGATGTCTTTTCGATTCCGCTATTAATGGGCGATCCGAAGGAGGTGCTGGCGAGCACTGGATCATGTGTAATCTCTCAGCGCATCGCTCAAGCCTTTTTTGGGGAAGAGAACCCCATTGGTAAGATCCTGAACTACGACAATCGTTGGAATTATAGGGTAACGGGAGTCATGGCTCCCCTACCCGGAAAATCGCATTTCTCATACGACGTATATATGACGTCCAATGAGATTCGCGGAAACTGGATTGAGAACGGGCACTGCACCTATTTCAAAACTAAAGAGGGCGCAAATCCGGATGAAGTCATTGCTCAAATAAATGACTACGCCTACGCGCAATTGAGTACTATTCTTGAAGAGCAACTCGGATTGACTCCTGAAGAGTTTTTAGAGCAAGGAAATTCCTATGAGTATGGTTATCAAAATGTTGAGCGCATTCACCTACACTCAAATCTACAAGCAGAACTCAAGCCAAACAGCAAAGTTGAATACCTCTACATCTTGGGAGTCATTGGGATTCTAGTCCTTATGGTCGCTGGAATTAACTTCACCAATTTGGTGACCGCACGAAGTGCGAGCCGATCCAAAGAAGTAGGTGTTCGAAAGGTCGTCGGTGCATATCAACCTTTGATCGTGCGGCAATTCTTAACAGAAGCCATTATTCAAAGTGTCATTGCCCTAGTCATTGCCATGATGCTTCTAGAGCTAGCGCTACCCTCTCTGAGCCGGGTAATGGGTATATCGGGGATGCGTCTTTTTGGTGGTGGATACGGATGGGTTGCTGTGATCTTTGTGTTTTTGGCTTTGATCGTTGGTATCTTCTCTGGAAGTTATCCCGCACTTTACTTGAGTTCCTTTGATCCCTCTCAAATCATAAAGGGGCAATTCAAAAGCGGAAAAAAGGGCCTTCTCACGCGAAGAATTCTGGTGATTATTCAATTCAGCATCAGTTTGAGCTTGATTATTGGGCTGTCCGTCATGCTCAAACAGTTGAAGTTCATGCAGCAAAAAGACCTTGGCTTTCAGCCGGAGCAGGTTATTGTGGTTCCCATTCAAACAGACTTCGTTACCGAAAACTTCCATGAAATCAAGGATGGCATGCTGGCGACGGTTCCCGGCATTGAGAGCATTTCCAGAGGATCACATATTCCAGGCGTCATGGAAATGGTCCAGGGCATTTTCCGGGTTGGAACCTCTGACCTCACCTACCCCATGTGGTTTATGGGAGTCGACGACGATTTCTTGAATACCATGGAAATTGATTTACTCGAAGGAGTTGAACCGAGCTTTGACGTAGCCAAAACCGGAGGTGTGGTCATCAATAAAAAAGCTGTTGAGTTTTTGGGCTTAAAAAACCCAATTGGTACATCTATTGGATATTCGAATGACTTCGTTGAGCAAAGCATGCAAGTAGTCGGAGTCATTGAAAACTTCCACACAGAAAGCTTCGATCAGGAAATCAAACCGATGATTCTGTACTACGATCCAGAAACGTGGTTCAGCGTCATCAGAATTGATCCCGGACAATGGGAAGAAACCATTTCAGGTATTGAAGACTACTGGGAAAAGGTTGAGCCATCTCATCCCTTCCGGTATACCCTTCTTCAGGACGATTTTGCTCGACTTTATGAGGAGGAAAAGAACCTTAGCCAGCTTTTTCTGGTTTTCACCATTTTGAGCATTTGGATTGCCTGTATGGGATTGTTTGGATTGGCTCTGTATAATTCGGAATTGAGAACTAAGGAGATCGGGATTCGGAGAGCACTCGGTGCAACCACTGGCCAGACATGGCTACTACTCACCAAGGAATTCGGATACCTCACGGGAATTTCCATCCTCATCTCCTGGCCCATTAGCTACTTTGCAATGAATTTTTGGTTAGAGTCGTTTGTCTATCATATCGAAGTGCCCCTCCAGGTGTTCTTATCATCATCCATGATCGCCTTGTGCATTGCTTTGGTTACAGTCAGCGTACAAACCATACGAACCAGCATGGCAGACCCCATACAAGCTCTGCGATACGAATAA
- a CDS encoding ABC transporter permease: protein MFDRDRWQEIWEVLSKNKLRSFLTAFGVFWGIFMMIIMLASGRGLQNGVSQDFGEMATNSMFIWTQGTSIPYKGLPRGRWFSLRLDDVDAIYNNIPEAKLVCPRNQLGGWQGANNVVRGLQTGAFSVYGDVPGYADVEKRNMAVGRFINESDIQERRKVCVIGEAVYDALYLPGEEVIGSYVRINGVYFQVIGLFKSVKAGEDALEETQMIHIPFTTFAQAFNRGDQVGWMALMSEDKVPVSVMQEKVLALLKERHTVHPEDQRAFGSNNLEEEFQRMTNLFTGIKALSFFVGILTLIAGVIGVSNIMLVIVKERTKEIGVRRALGATPWKIMGQIIQESVVLTTLAGVTGLVIGVWLMEGVNQALTQFGMDTGSFRNPEVKFGIVFVSLIILIVSGALAGLIPARRAVKIRPVDALRSE, encoded by the coding sequence ATGTTTGATAGAGATCGCTGGCAAGAAATATGGGAAGTCCTCTCCAAGAACAAGCTCCGTTCGTTTCTAACGGCCTTCGGAGTCTTTTGGGGCATCTTTATGATGATTATCATGCTGGCCAGCGGGCGTGGATTGCAAAACGGTGTGAGTCAAGACTTTGGTGAAATGGCCACGAACAGTATGTTCATCTGGACCCAAGGCACAAGTATTCCATACAAAGGCCTTCCTCGAGGAAGGTGGTTTAGCCTACGGCTCGATGACGTTGACGCCATTTACAACAACATTCCCGAAGCAAAGCTCGTCTGCCCCCGTAATCAACTAGGCGGTTGGCAGGGAGCCAACAATGTGGTTCGCGGGCTTCAAACCGGTGCTTTTAGTGTCTACGGAGATGTGCCGGGATATGCCGACGTCGAAAAGAGGAACATGGCTGTCGGTCGCTTCATCAATGAGTCCGATATCCAAGAAAGACGCAAAGTCTGTGTCATTGGAGAAGCTGTTTATGACGCGCTCTACTTGCCAGGTGAGGAAGTCATAGGATCATACGTACGTATCAACGGAGTGTACTTTCAAGTAATAGGTCTCTTCAAGTCTGTCAAGGCAGGTGAAGACGCTCTGGAAGAGACACAGATGATCCACATCCCCTTCACCACCTTTGCTCAAGCCTTTAATCGCGGTGATCAAGTCGGATGGATGGCCTTGATGTCCGAGGATAAAGTGCCTGTTTCCGTCATGCAGGAAAAGGTGCTCGCGCTTTTGAAAGAACGACACACCGTGCACCCTGAAGATCAGCGTGCGTTCGGCTCCAACAACTTAGAAGAAGAGTTTCAGCGCATGACCAACCTTTTTACGGGAATCAAGGCGCTTTCCTTCTTTGTCGGTATTCTTACTCTTATTGCCGGGGTCATTGGTGTCAGTAACATCATGCTCGTCATCGTCAAAGAGCGGACAAAGGAAATTGGCGTTCGAAGAGCACTTGGGGCAACACCGTGGAAAATCATGGGGCAAATCATACAGGAGTCTGTTGTTTTAACTACTCTTGCCGGCGTTACTGGATTGGTCATAGGCGTGTGGCTCATGGAGGGCGTGAATCAGGCTCTTACCCAATTTGGAATGGACACCGGATCCTTTAGAAACCCGGAAGTAAAATTTGGAATCGTCTTTGTGTCATTAATCATCCTCATTGTCTCGGGAGCTCTGGCGGGTCTCATTCCCGCTCGACGAGCAGTGAAGATTAGACCAGTAGACGCTTTAAGATCAGAATAA
- a CDS encoding ABC transporter ATP-binding protein — MIEMKGLSKVFRMFDVETTAVDHLDLEIESGDFLAIMGPSGCGKSSLLNMLGLIDRPSAGKLYIDGQDVSALDDKTAANWRKHRIGFVFQSFNLIDELNVYENIELPLIYTKRSSQEKQELVEELLETMRLLHRKHHFPYQLSGGQKQRVAMARAMVNQPNILLADEPTGNLDSQAGEEILELLTELNSHGTTVILVTHSDRDASYAKRIIRMRDGAIAQEVW; from the coding sequence ATCATTGAGATGAAAGGCCTGTCAAAAGTATTCCGCATGTTCGATGTGGAGACTACAGCTGTCGATCATCTGGATTTGGAAATTGAATCTGGTGACTTTCTCGCCATCATGGGTCCCTCAGGTTGTGGAAAATCTTCTCTACTCAATATGTTGGGACTTATTGACCGTCCGAGTGCAGGTAAACTGTACATCGACGGGCAAGACGTCTCAGCTTTGGACGACAAGACGGCGGCCAATTGGCGGAAACACCGTATTGGCTTTGTTTTCCAAAGCTTCAATTTGATCGATGAACTCAATGTCTATGAGAACATCGAACTTCCTTTGATCTATACGAAGCGAAGCAGCCAGGAGAAACAAGAACTGGTTGAAGAGCTTCTGGAAACGATGCGGCTACTACACAGAAAGCATCACTTTCCGTATCAACTATCGGGCGGGCAAAAGCAACGTGTTGCTATGGCCCGCGCGATGGTTAACCAACCGAATATCTTGTTGGCCGATGAGCCTACGGGAAATTTAGATTCACAGGCCGGAGAAGAGATCTTAGAATTGCTGACCGAACTCAACAGCCACGGTACAACCGTAATTCTGGTAACCCATTCTGATCGCGATGCATCCTATGCCAAGCGTATTATTCGAATGCGCGATGGCGCCATAGCACAAGAGGTTTGGTGA
- a CDS encoding GHKL domain-containing protein — MVFKRTRVQLFLRVSAIFMLCWLINYALTRTDWVVITVVAILTLLYTTYNLYQYINRSRKELASFLLSIRYNDFSATFSTEVAGRSDGELKRAYNSIIKEFQKVKAEREQKDQFLQTLLEHVDLAVVASDEHGHLRWYNSAAKNLLKKPYMRSLVGIKDIDESLYSTILDLKNGERRLIRPVIDGRMVHIAVSATEFVTMGDNYKLITLSDIQNELDQKEIESWQKLIRILTHEIMNSVTPIVSLSGVVEQILEDHRNEESEGLHLPADDADDVNQSIRTIESRGKGLLKFVNTYRSLSKVPDPVLESTDLFALVQRVLNLLRGDLDAQQIRVQVDSNTDDLRENLDPNLMDQVLINLLKNAKEALKDTEEPAISILFQREFGRLCLYIGDNGPGMDAETLERVFIPFYTTKEQGSGIGLSLSRQIMRQHNGSIQVKSAPGEGTTFRLEF; from the coding sequence ATGGTATTTAAGCGCACTAGAGTTCAGCTTTTCCTTCGGGTATCGGCCATCTTCATGTTGTGCTGGCTCATCAACTATGCGCTGACGAGAACAGATTGGGTGGTCATAACCGTAGTGGCCATACTCACCTTGCTCTACACTACCTACAACCTCTACCAATACATCAACAGAAGTCGCAAAGAGCTAGCAAGCTTCTTACTCAGCATCCGCTACAATGATTTTTCTGCCACGTTTTCAACGGAAGTTGCGGGTCGTTCAGACGGTGAATTAAAACGGGCATATAATTCTATTATCAAGGAATTTCAAAAGGTAAAGGCCGAACGGGAACAGAAAGACCAGTTCCTTCAGACCTTGTTGGAACACGTGGACTTGGCTGTTGTGGCAAGCGATGAACACGGACACCTGCGCTGGTACAATTCGGCTGCCAAGAATCTACTTAAGAAACCCTACATGCGGAGCTTGGTTGGTATAAAGGATATAGACGAATCTCTATACTCGACCATTCTAGATCTCAAAAACGGTGAGCGACGATTGATACGACCGGTGATCGACGGACGTATGGTACACATTGCCGTCAGTGCAACGGAGTTTGTGACCATGGGGGACAACTACAAGCTCATCACCCTAAGCGATATTCAGAACGAGCTGGATCAAAAGGAAATTGAGAGCTGGCAAAAGCTAATCCGCATCTTGACGCATGAAATCATGAATTCGGTGACTCCCATTGTGTCCCTCTCTGGTGTAGTCGAACAAATATTAGAGGACCATCGCAACGAAGAAAGCGAAGGGCTTCACCTGCCCGCAGATGACGCGGATGATGTGAATCAGAGTATTCGCACCATTGAGAGCCGGGGAAAAGGATTGCTGAAATTTGTCAACACCTATAGGAGCCTATCGAAAGTGCCGGATCCAGTTCTCGAGTCTACAGACCTGTTTGCGCTTGTTCAACGCGTTTTGAACCTTCTTCGCGGTGATTTGGATGCACAACAGATTCGCGTTCAAGTTGATTCCAATACCGATGATCTTCGAGAAAATTTGGATCCGAACCTTATGGATCAGGTATTGATCAACCTGCTTAAGAACGCGAAAGAAGCACTTAAGGACACAGAAGAACCGGCCATAAGCATCTTGTTTCAGCGCGAATTTGGACGCTTGTGCTTATATATTGGGGACAACGGTCCAGGAATGGATGCCGAAACCTTAGAGCGCGTGTTCATTCCATTTTATACCACGAAGGAACAGGGAAGTGGAATTGGCTTGAGTCTAAGCCGACAAATCATGCGCCAGCACAACGGGAGTATCCAAGTAAAAAGTGCTCCTGGGGAAGGAACTACTTTCCGTTTGGAGTTTTAA
- a CDS encoding ABC transporter ATP-binding protein, whose protein sequence is MIRIRDLNKSYQMGHSALHVLKGIDLNIHEGEFVSIMGSSGSGKSTLLNILGLLDEHDNGSYHLNEVLMKDLSEKKAAYYRNQFIGFVFQSFNLISFKNAMENVALPLYYQKVPRKKRNELALEYLDKVGLAEWAEHMPNELSGGQKQRVAIARALISKPKIILADEPTGALDSVTSHEVMELFKEINGEGITVIIVTHENDISAMTQRIIRLKDGVIEAA, encoded by the coding sequence ATGATTCGCATTCGCGACCTAAATAAGTCCTACCAAATGGGACACAGTGCCCTTCATGTATTAAAAGGTATTGACCTCAATATTCATGAAGGAGAATTCGTATCCATTATGGGATCTTCGGGATCGGGAAAATCTACCCTCTTGAACATCTTAGGCCTCTTGGATGAGCACGATAACGGGAGTTACCATCTGAACGAGGTCTTGATGAAGGATCTATCAGAAAAGAAAGCCGCCTACTATCGGAATCAGTTTATCGGGTTTGTCTTTCAGTCTTTCAACCTCATTTCCTTCAAGAATGCGATGGAGAATGTTGCTCTTCCTCTCTACTATCAGAAGGTTCCGCGAAAGAAGCGCAATGAACTAGCCCTGGAATATTTGGATAAAGTAGGCCTGGCTGAATGGGCGGAGCATATGCCCAACGAACTTTCCGGGGGACAAAAACAGCGTGTAGCCATTGCACGGGCCTTGATTTCAAAGCCTAAGATCATCTTGGCAGATGAGCCCACGGGTGCGCTAGACTCCGTTACTTCACATGAAGTCATGGAGCTCTTTAAGGAAATCAATGGCGAGGGAATCACGGTCATTATTGTCACACACGAGAATGATATCTCGGCCATGACTCAGCGAATCATTCGCTTGAAGGATGGCGTAATTGAAGCCGCCTGA
- a CDS encoding sigma-54-dependent Fis family transcriptional regulator — protein sequence MAQEQSKLLIIDDDQDVLLSAKMVLKRNVDILRTSNDPSNIEDYLSHEKYDAILLDMNFTVGAIGGKEGFHWLSRIKELSPETQVILMTAYGDIDLAVRAMKEGASDFVVKPWDNERLRATVASAIKLGKSEKEIKTLKRKTKELTKDLDQPFSDMIGESEAMKDVFSTIRKVAKTDVNVLILGENGTGKEVVARALHRSSLRTDQIFVNVDLGAITESLFESELFGHAKGAFTDAKEARAGRFELANQGTLFLDEIGNLSMPMQAKLLTALQSRTINRVGESKPRKVDIRLIAATNMPLYDMVETSEFRQDLLYRINTVEITLPPLRDRQDDIPVLCDHFLKMYAKKYQKDKIELSKDGLRKLTRYSWPGNIRELQHVLERAVIMSDGNELTADDFALQGREVKVVENESLNLEDVEKKAIISAIKKHDSNMSAVAKELGLGRTTLYRKMAKYGI from the coding sequence ATGGCCCAAGAACAAAGTAAACTCCTCATCATAGATGATGATCAAGATGTCTTGCTCTCAGCAAAGATGGTCTTGAAGCGGAATGTCGACATCCTGAGAACCAGTAACGACCCATCCAATATTGAAGATTACCTCTCCCACGAAAAGTATGATGCGATACTGCTCGACATGAATTTCACGGTCGGTGCAATAGGGGGTAAAGAGGGCTTTCATTGGCTCTCTAGAATCAAAGAACTATCTCCGGAAACCCAGGTGATTTTAATGACGGCCTACGGGGATATCGATCTGGCCGTCAGGGCCATGAAGGAAGGAGCCTCAGACTTTGTCGTGAAGCCTTGGGACAATGAACGCCTTCGCGCAACAGTGGCTTCAGCCATTAAATTAGGGAAGAGTGAAAAAGAGATCAAGACCCTAAAAAGAAAGACGAAAGAGCTCACCAAGGATCTCGATCAACCCTTTAGTGATATGATTGGTGAGTCGGAGGCCATGAAGGACGTTTTTTCGACCATTCGAAAGGTGGCGAAGACGGACGTGAATGTTCTGATTCTCGGCGAAAATGGAACAGGTAAGGAAGTCGTGGCACGCGCCTTGCACCGTAGTTCGCTGAGAACTGACCAGATTTTTGTGAACGTGGATCTAGGAGCCATAACGGAATCGCTTTTTGAGTCTGAATTGTTTGGACACGCCAAAGGGGCCTTTACCGACGCCAAAGAAGCTCGCGCTGGACGTTTCGAATTGGCCAATCAAGGAACCCTCTTTTTGGACGAGATTGGAAACCTGAGCATGCCCATGCAAGCTAAACTTCTGACCGCCTTGCAGAGCAGGACCATTAATCGGGTGGGAGAGAGCAAACCTCGCAAAGTGGACATCCGCTTAATTGCGGCCACCAATATGCCCTTGTACGATATGGTGGAAACCTCAGAGTTCCGTCAAGACTTGCTCTATCGGATCAACACGGTGGAGATTACGCTGCCGCCGTTAAGGGATCGCCAAGACGATATTCCCGTCCTCTGTGACCACTTCCTAAAGATGTATGCTAAGAAGTATCAGAAGGACAAAATTGAATTGAGCAAAGACGGCCTTCGAAAGCTGACCCGCTATTCGTGGCCTGGGAACATCAGAGAACTTCAGCATGTACTGGAGCGGGCTGTAATTATGAGTGATGGAAACGAACTCACGGCCGATGATTTCGCTCTTCAAGGGCGTGAAGTCAAGGTCGTAGAGAATGAGTCACTCAATCTAGAAGATGTGGAGAAAAAGGCCATCATCAGTGCCATAAAGAAACACGATTCCAATATGAGTGCTGTGGCCAAAGAGCTCGGCCTAGGTCGAACAACACTGTACCGCAAAATGGCCAAATATGGTATTTAA
- a CDS encoding ABC transporter permease, producing the protein MFDVDKWQEIFTTIQQNKLRTFLTGFSVGWGIFMLIILLGAGQGIFNGVESMFNDDAINSIWIRPGQTTMEYKGFKSGRRVKMYNEDYDYLLSTYKGIDEATARDWVWGVNVSYRNEYGSYGVRGCHPGHKYLEKTEMISGRYLNEKDIQEARKVAVIGKLVEQDLFKRESAIGAYINISGIPFKVIGVSDDVGSQWEQRSIYIPVSTSQGVFDGGSNEFDMMMVSTGDLTLMETIDLAENIERDMKERLVVDPRDQRGLNIRNNNAEFANIVNVINGMRIFIWVIGIFTIIAGVVGVSNIMMIIVKERTKEIGVRKALGATPFSIVSLILQESIFITTLSGYIGLMLGIGLLELVNSFMPEGTPFFRNPEVDVQVAVYATLLLILAGTLAGFFPARKAAAIKPIVALRDE; encoded by the coding sequence ATGTTTGACGTAGACAAGTGGCAAGAAATATTCACGACCATTCAGCAGAATAAGCTGAGAACTTTCCTCACGGGATTTAGTGTGGGTTGGGGAATCTTCATGCTCATCATCTTGCTCGGAGCGGGGCAAGGAATTTTCAATGGTGTGGAGTCCATGTTCAACGACGACGCCATTAACAGTATCTGGATTCGCCCGGGTCAAACGACCATGGAATACAAGGGTTTCAAATCCGGTCGCCGCGTAAAGATGTACAACGAGGACTACGATTACCTGCTATCTACATACAAGGGCATCGATGAAGCCACGGCTCGAGACTGGGTTTGGGGCGTCAATGTCAGCTATCGCAACGAGTACGGATCATACGGAGTCAGAGGTTGTCACCCAGGTCACAAGTACCTAGAGAAGACTGAAATGATCTCTGGCCGATACCTGAACGAAAAAGATATTCAAGAGGCACGTAAGGTTGCCGTTATTGGGAAACTCGTAGAACAAGACCTGTTTAAAAGAGAAAGCGCCATTGGGGCCTATATCAATATTTCGGGAATTCCATTTAAAGTCATTGGGGTATCTGATGACGTTGGTAGCCAATGGGAGCAACGCTCAATCTACATCCCGGTGAGTACTTCTCAAGGCGTCTTTGACGGAGGCAGTAATGAATTCGACATGATGATGGTGTCCACTGGTGATTTGACGCTTATGGAGACCATTGACCTGGCAGAAAACATTGAGCGCGATATGAAAGAGCGCTTAGTCGTGGATCCCCGTGATCAGCGCGGTCTGAATATCCGCAATAACAATGCGGAGTTTGCCAACATCGTGAACGTCATCAACGGTATGCGCATCTTCATCTGGGTAATCGGTATCTTCACCATCATCGCAGGTGTGGTTGGTGTCAGTAACATTATGATGATCATCGTTAAAGAGCGCACCAAAGAAATTGGGGTCCGAAAAGCACTAGGGGCCACCCCCTTCTCTATTGTATCCTTAATCCTTCAGGAATCTATTTTCATCACTACACTAAGTGGTTATATCGGACTGATGCTCGGTATTGGCCTTTTAGAACTGGTCAACAGTTTCATGCCCGAAGGCACACCTTTCTTCCGGAACCCTGAAGTGGATGTACAAGTCGCCGTTTACGCAACGCTCCTTTTGATTTTGGCCGGAACCTTGGCGGGATTCTTCCCAGCGAGAAAGGCAGCCGCCATTAAACCAATTGTAGCTTTAAGAGACGAATAA